The genomic DNA GAGCCGTAGAACTGTGCGCGCCGGCGGGCCTCGACGAAGCGGAGACTGGCTTCCGCGCTGAGCCGGTCGCCGTCGGCCGTGGGGCGGCCGTCGGCGGGGTGGGCCTCGCGGATGTATACGACGTAGACGTGGGCCCGGTCCTTGTAGCGGGCACACGCCGCCTCGATCTCGGGGACGGCGTGCCGGAAAATGGAGCACGTACAGCTGCCGAAGACGAGGGCGACCGGCTTGCCACGAAGGCTGTCGAGGTCGGTGAGTTTCCGGCTGCCATTCTCGCGAAGGCGGAAGCCCGGTGCCGGGTCGCCGGCTATGATTCTACCTTCGCGAGCCGGCGGGGCCGGCGGACCGGGTTCGGCGCCCTTTGAGCCGCTACCAACGGGAACGCCGAACAGGAGGAATGCCACAACCAGAGCTGAGCGCAACGAACGAATCTGGCTGCCCATCCAGCAATCCTTTTGAATCCGGGCGGCCGTGGGGCGGGGCACAGCCGACCACGATCGCAAGCTTTTGAGAGATAGGCGGTACGCGAAGCCGGGGGACAATCCACATAGTCTTCAAGCAATCAGAGACCAGCTTACCCGGAAGTTACTAACCATTGATGAATACGCCGTGAGTTGTAGTTGGAACGCAGAAACCTGGCGACTGACCTCACCGGTTCGCCCGGTCTATCGGGATGAGACATGGTCCCCTGACCTTCCCCATCGCGTCGAGTGAGAACCCTCGATCGAGTTCCAGTGGTCCGGTTCGTGAGCTGGCGATCCGCGCGCGAAAAGGTCGTGGGCTCATGAGGCGGCCGAGGTGCTTCGGCCCGGCCGTAGATCTCCCGTCCCGACGCGCGCCACCGGCGCTCGGCGCGGGTCTCCGACCCCGCCGCTCTTCGCGACCGCAGGTCTCCAACGTCACCCTGGCGCAGGCGGCGGTGTCCGAGGGGGGCGAGCGGCGGGAGACCTGCGGTCCGAAGAGCGGCGGGGTCGGAGACCCGCGCCGAGCGCCGGTGTGGGGGCGATTGCGACCAGATGGTTATGCCTTTCCACCTCGGCCGCCTCATGAGCCAAGGTCGTGAATCGGTCGGTGGCCCGACGGCGCATCTTTAACTGATTTCTACTTGCGTCCCCGGCCGACTATTCTCATGATAAGTCTCTGTCGAGTCCCACCTGCCGCTGCCCGCGTTTCTCTTCCCCGCCGGCACGTCCCGTTTCGGAGCGCGCCATGCTTCGCTTTCTCGGTTCGCCGAAGCGCCTGTGTAACGGAGTCACCCGCCGCGACGCCCTCTGGGCCGGGGGGCTGAACCTGTTCGGCCTCACACTGGCAGACGTTCTGCAAAATCAGAGCGCCCAGGCGTCCGCCGGTCGTGCGCCGAATGCCGGGCCGAAGCACTTCGGCCGCGCCAAGTCGTGCATTCTCCTGTTCTTGTACGGGTCGCCCAGCCAGATCGAGTTCGCCGACCAGAAGCCGGACGCGCCGGTCGAAATCCGCGGCGAACTCGGGTCGATCGCGTCGAGTCTGCCCGGGTGTTCCGTCTGCGAGCTGCTGCCGCACACGTCGAAGGTGATGCACCACGTCACCGTCGCCCGGTCGCTCACGCACAAGTACCCGATCCACGGCGTCGCCTACGCCACGACCGGGATTCCCGAGATCGACGCCCCGATGGAACTCAACCCGCACGACGGCCGGCACTGGCCGTTCGTCGGGTCGGTGGTGTCGTACCTGGAGCGGCAGAAGGGCCGGGGTGCGAAGCCGGTGCCGGACAACATCGCCCTCCCGTGGCAGTTCAGCAGCCAGCGCGTCGGCGAGGTGCCGCGGGCCGGTCCCTACGCCGCGTACCTCGGGTCGGCGTACAACCCCCTCTACACGCAGTTCCGCGGGACCGCGAACCGGAAGATCACCAAGACGCTGAACGCGGACACGATCACGTTCGACGAGCCCTACGTCGGCATCACGCCGGAATCGACGTTCAGCATCGGCTCCAACGGCCCGGCCGCCGACCTGACGCTCGACCGGCTGAACGGCCGCAAGTCGCTGCTCGAACAGTTCGAGGACGCCCGGCGCGCACGTCCGGTTTCAAGCACCGCGCACGACCAGTTCCGCGAGATGGCGTACTCGATCGTGGGTACGGACAAGGTCCGCCGGGCGCTGGACGTGACGACCGAGCCGCCGGCCCGCCGCGACCGCTACGGGATGACGCTGTTCGGCCAGGGCTGCCTGGCGGCCCGCCGGCTGGTCGAGGCCGGGTCGCGGTTCGTGACGGTCTTCTGGGACGAGTACGGGCTGGCCGGGTCCGGGTGGGACACGCACTGGGAACACTACCCGCGGATGAAGAACGAACTCATGCCCGGCTTCGACCGCGGGTACGCCGGCCTGATCGAAGATTTGCACGAACGGGGGATGCTCGACGACACGCTCGTCGTGGTTCTCAGCGAACACGGGCGGACGCCCAAGATCAGCAGCGCCCGCGGCGGCGGCCGCGACCACTGGGCCCAGGCGTACACGGCCCTGTTCGCCGGCGGCGGCGTGGCTCGCGGGCGGGTCGTCGGGAAGACCGACAAGATCGGCGGCACCGTGGTCGACCGGCCGATCTCGCCGAAGGACGTCCTCGCGACCGTCTACCACCTGCTCGGCTACGACCTCGAAACCACCCTCACCGACCGCGTCGGCCGACCCCAGTCGATCATCCCCGGCGGCCAGGTCATCGGCGATATTCTGGCGTAAATGACGAAGTAGGTAGCCTTATGCGTCCGGGAGAAATAACTCCCGGCATCGGAATGAAGCATTCGCGATCAGCGGCAGACAGGAAGTCAGACATTTTAAAGAGATCGGACGCAGTTACCGAGTTGAGGAAAGAGAAGTTGCAACCGGGCTTTTAATGCTACTTTCTTGAGATTGCGATGGGTTGGGTCGTTCGGTCCCTGCGTCTCGTTTACCGATAGTATATGCGATTGCCGCACTCGCCAAAACCCCGACCAAAACTCCGATCACGGGCGGCACCAGTGTCCACAACCGGCTGCCGATTTTGTCCTGGTTAGTCTCGAGTTTGGTCACTTTCTCTTTGATGACTTCGACACTCGATTTGAGTTCATTTGCCTCGAGCTTTTCTCTCCACTGCCGCAACTCGTCGAGATGCTCTCTTAAGCGGACACATTCGGTCTTGAGATCAGCCGCTCCGAACTGATCCTTCCACTGCTTGATCTCCGTGAGTAATGCTTCAAACGACGCCAGCTTTTCGCGCAGCTGGGTGAGGATTTCGTTGATGCGGCCGACGTCGGCCCCGGTGTTCCGCACTTCTTGACGGACCGAGTCGATCCGCTCGGTCAATGTGCTGACCAGATTCTGTAATTCGGCAATCTTTTCGGTGTTAGTCGGTGCCGGCATTTCATGGGCCTTCCTGGCTGGCGACAGGCTGCAGGCTCTTGAGTTGGTTGTGGTTTCGCACTTCTAGTAAATCGCCCCACAGCCAGTTCAGTCGCGACCGAAGAGTCGCTCGTTTCGCAAATTCCGCGGGCCTTATGGTTCCCGTGACGGCGCCCCAGTTGTCGGAAAGCCGTAGTGTCACCACAGATTGCCCGGTCTCGCCTTCGGCTCGATCCCACTCCGCGGAGATGTGCGCCGCGGATAATCCCAAAATTTCTTCGAGCAGAGGCATGGTCTGCTGAACCGTTACCAACAGTTCGGAGGTCTGGCGAAGCCCGTAACCGTAGGTGACACTTTTCAGATAGGATTGCCCTTCGGCAACGAGTTCCGGGGTCGACGGAAGGAGTCGGCGGGCGGTGTTGATGAGCGACCGAACGATGCTCGGAGGTAGTGCATCGGGACGAAAACCATGCACAACCGCGTTACGAAGTTTCCAGCCTTCGTCGAGAGTTTTGAATTCTTCCCATTCGAGAATGCTGGCGACCAAGGCAGTTTGAATTAGCTCGCGTATTGCAAAGGTGGCTCGTGTCGATTCGACACCCCGACGGCGGACAGCCTCGCGAAGTATCGCCTCAGTTGCGGCCCAGGCCAGGATTAATGCGGCTTCGACGGCCAGCGTTTGCAGTAAGCGTTCCGCTTCATTCAGCAGTCCGTGGAGGTACACCGGATCCGGATCGCGCACGGAGGAAAGCGAAGGCGTAAATGTGGCGGAAGACGTTGTGGCACCGGATTGAACCGGCGGGTGAAGCGCAACATACTCTCGCCCCTTCCGAGCCAGCAGAAGAACTTCATCGTTAGCGAGAAAAGAGGGGCGTTCCTCGGATAGCGGGTTAAGGATCACCTCGTATCCGTCTCGACGGTATCGCTCTGCCAATTGCTCAAGTGTGTCTGGCTCGCTCATCAAATCCACCTGATTTCCGTTTCCAGTCGTTCCTTCCAGCCACGAGGCGAGTTCTACGAATTTTACCAGGCGGAACGACGTCTGTTCAACGGTTGTCTCGCAAGAAGGTGCAAAAACGGAGGTCTCTACCTACACACCGCGGCACCGTGGTCGATCGGCCGATCTCGCCGAAGGACGTGCTGGCGACCGTCTACCACCTGCTCGGGTACGACCTCGAAACTACCCTCACCGACCGCGTCGGCCGCCCGCAGTCGATCGTCCCGGGCGGCCAGGTCATCGGCGATATTCTGGCGTAAATGGCAACGTCGTGGGTTGGAGTCCCGGCTTCAGCCGGTTCTTGATATCAAGAACCGGCTGAAGCCGGGACTCCAACCCACGACCCCAACTGTATAACTGCAATCCTTCTTACGGCCGCGCTGGACGCGACCTCGGGGTTGGCGCCGGAGTGGCGTCCGAATCCGGGACGTCGAGCTTTTTGATCAGTTCTTCCGCCTCTTTCATCGTTCCGGCGTCACCGCGAAGGATGAGGGAGTTCGTGCGCGGGTCCGCCACGATTTGGAGTTTCCCTCCGTCTTTTCCGTCGCCGTACAACTCCGACACCGTCGCGGCTAATTGCTGAACCAGGGCGTACTTCACGGCCACGATCTGGAACCGGCCCGCCGGCTTATCCTCCGTCACCCGCAGCGCCAGCGCCGGCGCGGCGCCCACAACCTTCTTGGGCACGAGCTCGTCCCGCTTGGGCGGCAGCAAACCGTTGCCGCCAGCGGGGCCGGCCGACCTCACTTCAATAACCTCCGCCTGATAGGTTGCCGGCGCTCCGGCGGGGGCAGTCCTGACCGTGACGGCCGTGAATTGGACTGGACGTTTGAAAATCAGTGTGGTCGGTGAACTCGACCGCACGTCGACCTTGTCCGGGTGAGCCTTTGCCGCGTCGGCCAGGATCTTCGCCGGGACCTCCGAACTCCCGCAATACTCCCACCCTTCGTTCCCCAGGTCGGTGAACAGGCGAACGAAGTCCTTCGGCAAGCCGCCCGCGACGAATTTGTAATCCCATTTTCCCTGCTGCGGAGAGGCATAAGCGAACGCTTGGGTAAACCGTATCGAGCTGGCATCGACCACGGCGACCGGCGGCTTCGGCGGTACGGGCGGCGTGGGCGCGGCGGGCGTCGCGGGAACCGCCTGCGCGGACGCCGGCGACTGTGCGTCGGCCGTCGGCATCAGGACGGCCCCGGTGCTGGTGACCAGCCCGGCGGCCACCAGCAGGGCGGCCGCGATCAATTTGGTTCGGTTCCACGTCATCGGAATGATCTCCGTAGCCAGTGTGAGAACGGCCGGCGCGATCGCCCCCGGGGCGCCCCCGGGGCCGCCGGCGAAAGCCAGAATTTGCGTGACCAGTCTTCGCGGGACCGCCGCCGTCGCGGCCGCGGTCGTGAGCCCGAGCCCGCCGACGGCGGCCGCCGGGGCCAGCCCCCGCCGCCCCAGCCGGTCGAGGAGTTGTTGCCGCGCCCGGGTGAGCCGCCCGGACAGGGTGCCGAGTTTCCACCCGAGCCGCGCGGCGGCATCCGGCTGGCGGACACCTTCCAGGTCGCACAGCACGAACGCGGTGCGGAGGGCGGCCGGCAGCCGCTCGACTTCTTCGTGGACCGCGGCCAGCAGCGTGTCCCAGGTGGAATCGGGCACGGGCCGGTCGGCTTCCGTCCCGGCCGCCCGCTCCTCCCGGCGGCGCCGTCGGGCCGCGACGCGCCGCACCTTGAGGGCGGCCCGGACAGCGACCCGGTGCAGCCACCCGCCCACGGCCGCCTCGTCGCGGACGGCCGCGGGGGACTGCACGAGGGCCAGGAACGTGGCCTGGAATGCGTCCTCGGCGTCGGCTTCGTTCGGCAACTGGTGGCGGCAGGCGGCCCACACCATCGGTCCGTGCCGGCGGACGAGTTCGGCGAACGCGGCTTCGTTCCGGTCGACGGCGAACTTGCGGAGCAGCTCGCCGTCCGGCACCCCGGTCGCCGGCCCGGCGGTGTGACGAAGAACGGTCGTCAGGAGCGATCGATTCATAGCGGGACGGCCCTCGAATGCAGGTATGTTCCCACCGGGCCGCCGTTCCTACAAGTTCAGGCCGATTTGTTCGCGAAATGGAAAAATGAGGTCGGCGTGCGGCCGACTTTGCCGCCGGTCGCGCGGCCGTTGAACGAAAGGCTTTGAATTTCCTGGATTTCCGCCGACGTTACCGGGCATGACGCTTCCTGCCGACGATTCCGCGTGGTTCTTCCCGAATGGTTATCACCTTTGCGAATCATTGCCCGGAAATGGGCCGTCAATTTCGCCGGCGCCTGTGCTGGGAAATGGCCCAGAGGCGGAGGTCTCCGAAGAGTTGCGCGAGGGCGGCGGGCTGGTAGTGGGCGTTGAGGCCGCTGGGGTTGGGGAGAACCCAGGCGTGGCTGCCGCCGAAGGGGGCTTTTTGGAGGCCGACGCGAGCGTCTTTGATGCCCGAGACGACGCGGTAGGGACCGATGCCGACGAAGGCAACGACGGTGGGGCGCCAGCGTTCGACTTTGGCTTCGAGGCGTCGGCCGCCGGTGCGAAGTTCGTCGTCGGTGAGTTCATCGGCGCGGGCGGTCGCGCGTTCGACGATGTTGGTAATCCCGAAATGGAGGTCGAGAAGGAGGGATTCTTCAAAGGGTGAGAAGAGGCGCGGCGTGAACCCGCCGTCGTGGAGGGCGGGCCAGAAGCGGTTGCCGGGGCGGCCGAAATGGCGGCCGATGGCAGCGGTGTAGAGGCCGGGATTGATGCCGGCGAAGAGGACGATGAGGTTTTCGGCGACGAGGTCCGGGACGAGCTTGTCGTGCGCGGCAAGGATCTCGGCTCTGGTGGGTTTCCACGGGGTGGGACTTTTGCCCTCGGGGATCGCACCAGGTCCATTGTTGGGGGCCAGCTTCGTACGGCGAAGGTCGTCACTTTCAATCACTGGCTCATCTCTCCGAGATTCACCACACGGATCTCGGCCCTCGACGTCGCGGACTGGCCACGGCAGGGCCGACGAACCGGGGTTAATGTCTCTTCGCTCGCCCGAGGGTACGGGGAGCGTCGAGATGCCCATAATATGCTCCCGATGGAAATACCAAATGTCGATGACCAGGTCTTCCGACCTGACCACGGAGGCTGACAAGGTGCATTTCGATTCGCCCCTCGGGCTGACCCGGCCGGGGCGTCTCATACAATTCCGCGGGTCGATAGGCTATTTCTTCTTCGGCTCTTCCTTCTTCTTCGGTTCTTCCTTCTTCGGCTCCTCTTTCTTCTTCGGCGCGGTCACGTCGAACGCGACCGGCGGAACGACGACGGCGACGTCCCGGCCCGGCTCCTTCTTCGGGTCTTTGCCCACGCCGACCTTCGACGTGCCGCGGAGGATGACGACGCCGGGGCCGACGGCTGCGGCCGGGGTGGCGGTCAGTTCGATCTCGACGTCATTCGCCCCTTTCGCGATCGGCTTGAGCTTCAGCGTCACGTTCGCCGGGGCAGCTACCTGGACGAGCGCAATCTCCGCGTCGTCCCCGGCCGCCCGCTTCGCGGCGACCTTGCCCTTGAGCGTGCCGCCCTGCGCGAGTTCGGGTTTCTCGAACGTCACCGCTAGTGTGAACGCCGGCTCCGGGGTGACGGCGACGGCGATCGGCGTCGTGAACTCGGGCGGCGGGTTCGGGAGGCCCGAGAGCGCCGCCTTCACGCTTTCCACCACCGTCGCCACCCGCACCACGTCCTTGCCGTCGACCTTCGCCGTGGCCGTCAGGTAGATCACTTGCGGGCCGGGCTTGGTCCCCGCCTTCGCGGTCACGGGGACGAAGACCGGCGTCGCCGGCTGGGGGTTGGCGCCGGCCGGGAGCGTGAGCTTACCGCTCAGCCCGTTGCCGCCCGAAACGGCCAACTCGATCGGCGCGTTGAACCCGTTCAGCTTCGTGATCAGCGTCACGGGCAATAGGCCGACGCCGCCGACGGGAACGTCGATGCGATCGAACGCCGCCGTCACGGTGAAGTCCGGCGTTGCAGGGAGAACGGCCAGGTGGTAGACCTCGTTCGGCCCGGATAGGTAGTTGAGGTGTTCGCACGCGACGAAGAAGTCGCCGTCGGCCGGGGCCGTGAACTCGGCCCGCGCGGTCGGCTGCTGGGGGTTCGACTTCGCCAGTTCGCCGCCCTTGGCGTCGAGGATGCGGACGAGAACCTCGGCCGGCGAGTTGACCTCGAACGTCTGCGCCACGACGGCGTACTTCGCCCCCTTCTTCGCCGTAAACAAGAAGTAGTCGAGATCGTTCTTCTCGGCGAACCGCGCGGACACGCCGCCGGGAACCGGGAGCTTGTTGGCCTTCGCCGGCTCGTTGTTCGGTTCCTGCTCGACCAGCTCTGGGTGGTCGCTCACCAGCACCGGAACGGGCACGCCGGCCGCGCCGGACGTCCCCCGCGGCACGGCGTACACGGCGGTCACGCCGGGGTCCGTGGGGGCGGTCAGCTTGACCGGCTTCGCGTCCGTCGCCGTCAGGCCGGCGAACCCGATCTCGGCCGTCTTGCCGCGCTCGATCGCGAGCGGGAACGCGGTCGTCGCCCCCGGGAACGTCCCGACGCGGAGGCGGTAGGTGAAGTCCGCGCCGCCGCGGAAGGTGGTGTCCCGGACTTCGGCGATCAAGTCCCCAGACTGCTTCGGCATGTACACGACCCGGGCGTCCGTTTGCAAGCCGGGTGTGTCGTCCGCGTAAATGCCGCCGAGTTCTTTGCCGGTGCCGTCGTGGAAGAGCAGGACCGGGTCGATCGGCGACCCGAGTCGGTGGCCCAGCACCTCGACCGTCACCGGC from Fimbriiglobus ruber includes the following:
- a CDS encoding deiodinase-like protein, translating into MPRPTAARIQKDCWMGSQIRSLRSALVVAFLLFGVPVGSGSKGAEPGPPAPPAREGRIIAGDPAPGFRLRENGSRKLTDLDSLRGKPVALVFGSCTCSIFRHAVPEIEAACARYKDRAHVYVVYIREAHPADGRPTADGDRLSAEASLRFVEARRRAQFYGSLLWVAFLVALCGGGLVVSFYYRSLGKRGVAVVAVLIGASLAAAVGGSLDPDAQETWTREQKPPFDPKTQDERDDAARYFADQFKVSTPILVDTIDNAVDAAYDAMPERIYVVDADGKIAFQGRPGPGGFRVADVAPVLDQLLDKKVCPEKSAK
- a CDS encoding DUF1501 domain-containing protein — protein: MLRFLGSPKRLCNGVTRRDALWAGGLNLFGLTLADVLQNQSAQASAGRAPNAGPKHFGRAKSCILLFLYGSPSQIEFADQKPDAPVEIRGELGSIASSLPGCSVCELLPHTSKVMHHVTVARSLTHKYPIHGVAYATTGIPEIDAPMELNPHDGRHWPFVGSVVSYLERQKGRGAKPVPDNIALPWQFSSQRVGEVPRAGPYAAYLGSAYNPLYTQFRGTANRKITKTLNADTITFDEPYVGITPESTFSIGSNGPAADLTLDRLNGRKSLLEQFEDARRARPVSSTAHDQFREMAYSIVGTDKVRRALDVTTEPPARRDRYGMTLFGQGCLAARRLVEAGSRFVTVFWDEYGLAGSGWDTHWEHYPRMKNELMPGFDRGYAGLIEDLHERGMLDDTLVVVLSEHGRTPKISSARGGGRDHWAQAYTALFAGGGVARGRVVGKTDKIGGTVVDRPISPKDVLATVYHLLGYDLETTLTDRVGRPQSIIPGGQVIGDILA
- a CDS encoding DUF1501 domain-containing protein codes for the protein MVDRPISPKDVLATVYHLLGYDLETTLTDRVGRPQSIVPGGQVIGDILA
- a CDS encoding sigma-70 family RNA polymerase sigma factor; the encoded protein is MNRSLLTTVLRHTAGPATGVPDGELLRKFAVDRNEAAFAELVRRHGPMVWAACRHQLPNEADAEDAFQATFLALVQSPAAVRDEAAVGGWLHRVAVRAALKVRRVAARRRRREERAAGTEADRPVPDSTWDTLLAAVHEEVERLPAALRTAFVLCDLEGVRQPDAAARLGWKLGTLSGRLTRARQQLLDRLGRRGLAPAAAVGGLGLTTAAATAAVPRRLVTQILAFAGGPGGAPGAIAPAVLTLATEIIPMTWNRTKLIAAALLVAAGLVTSTGAVLMPTADAQSPASAQAVPATPAAPTPPVPPKPPVAVVDASSIRFTQAFAYASPQQGKWDYKFVAGGLPKDFVRLFTDLGNEGWEYCGSSEVPAKILADAAKAHPDKVDVRSSSPTTLIFKRPVQFTAVTVRTAPAGAPATYQAEVIEVRSAGPAGGNGLLPPKRDELVPKKVVGAAPALALRVTEDKPAGRFQIVAVKYALVQQLAATVSELYGDGKDGGKLQIVADPRTNSLILRGDAGTMKEAEELIKKLDVPDSDATPAPTPRSRPARP
- a CDS encoding mismatch-specific DNA-glycosylase, giving the protein MPEGKSPTPWKPTRAEILAAHDKLVPDLVAENLIVLFAGINPGLYTAAIGRHFGRPGNRFWPALHDGGFTPRLFSPFEESLLLDLHFGITNIVERATARADELTDDELRTGGRRLEAKVERWRPTVVAFVGIGPYRVVSGIKDARVGLQKAPFGGSHAWVLPNPSGLNAHYQPAALAQLFGDLRLWAISQHRRRRN